Proteins found in one Acanthopagrus latus isolate v.2019 chromosome 3, fAcaLat1.1, whole genome shotgun sequence genomic segment:
- the LOC119016720 gene encoding uncharacterized protein LOC119016720 isoform X3, translating to MEKTPKQDALVHIVACKDKSFLEERYIDSFKGRGVFTHKAIAPSTFVVEYRGRIFPVKDTRPEKKCSDTLKNFLFEFSWKGERWCVDASKEDKTLGRLVNDDHTSPNCEMKKVNCDGKPHLCLFAVKEIARGEEITYNYGKSSYPWRSKDSYDGSNSYDGSDIHANSTPKKEKFEDSEAASSYEDAGSDDDDDGAPICENESAANSNSQGDVSDNSLEDLDSSQDVIRHDASCSQQEDEAAVSSDESDKDEDYVPRRSLRRPKECSYTSKNYCYACGKGYAKIARHLLTHADEEPEIAELATLPKSSKERRKLLDELRIRGNYKHNQEVFKKNCGKLKMKRRPVTEPAEEISAEIHIYCLFCKCLLRRSDAWRHVARCASKTAENSATDEKTRVLGKIGPTVWKLLLTMQPDETAKAAQSDYLLLQLAASLVHKYGNRYDYIRQRLREMATLLIALHEKSIFSFEEAVKSKNFYKVVEAVKEMAGFDEKMQSYDKPNLALKFGHSLKKIGAIVLAGVDGNERLTKDTKKFMKLCAEEWSELVSKTSVDSSSGQKVNSPSTIPFTQDVQVFHRYLERTAASAIESLEMDGNPQAYSALCRVTLAQASVLNKCAPEVSKMTVETFQERGDTVRVLSKRFIKINVPNETGQNVAVLLTSDLVSAITLLVSKRQACGIHPDNPFLFAKPNSDSTSIFHGGICIGAFSSLCRAGNPEHLRSVHLHKHIARIFQVLNLENDELHHLAKLLGHKIRPDREYYRSPEAAVELAKIAKLILAMEKGSLERFKGNSLEQMEIEDKLEPDVEQGNPGNSDAAVDNEESELLPEQSDAAQPQAVTEKQSRQLDRSAAASSSEDEHVEDSAEATSSDESRFDDEYVPDEELISDDSLTSNSNHMTRRFQKKNSPNPDSSKQQRLVQQPTKASSIKQVEDEANDNPDSFTSDDEPEGPTFTNINYCYVCGKGLTKLSRHLFTHRNEVPEIATVFCLPLHSKERSVMLNELRNRGNFQHNEEVLRTRHGKLKVNRKRPGKRSDLKALAFCLYCKVMRGRKDMWRHVQRCAAKRSSKYRTPAQRKILSLVHAAESTDLKEVSPDVKKFIESLKSDEVTSVILNDPHIQQLAQCIYRTNDGKKKQGTFTNRLRLMGRLLLKLRDKSIDSIEDAVKPQNFSKVVEAAKELVGFNEETKTSAKPSVWLHLGNLLRKIATINYARALKEDADKQKVEEVETFMKLCETEWASVHQSKTANNTPTIPFIHDVQLLFQCLEQTMASGVESLTMYECPQVYHALLRVTVAQVSVSNKNMAEVSKVTLKSFNERDKTEPHEDAAVCQSQLDQILSKRSVKINVRNNKGRKVAVTLTPKLLDALTLLVSKRDTCGVHEKNVFLFAKPTATWMSFYQGHVCFTMFVGRCGAKNKVNLRSVCFRKHVARFFQILSLTNEELEQLAKLLGRDIRTDREYYQTPEAAVDIAKISELLTAMESGSLERFEGKSLEEIEIADELEPDMEQENPEKCDAERDESDVENDNCDAGDDNDESGSSLQLSGISSSKASCSTTKNPSKCSRYFPGRLSGYSVKKCGRGRPRKQERKNAASELKDVSTEKNDWPEETPESYDVNTPEKTLSRSSENATRMSFSDDDEDMNVDFDMDFDSFSTTEKPSNSPSPISDSSPKNWGRGRPRKQEREKNAASELKDVSTERNDWSEETPESCDMNTPEKTLSRSNESATKMSFSDDDEDMNVDFDMDFDSDEDIRNEEYVGDGDSVVVDKTKQDNDSSDAKKTDGSPEYHSSVANLEEAKHVAKDDPRKGAEKNGGSRRSCATLNTEKNKLLAAMAGMKEVKILIPKLDITKLKDPAHISRLSSVSNSVKQPLKDQPVHDAKNQSPTAFTSTNYKTKPSNEKTIQMTCSRCKKSMTKGQTAFQKKGFTDVFCSKNCLFEIFPINKPAAKKCHHCQKTILQPQDLIMAAVDTKGTMKDFCTVTCLSSFKSKPESSQTPPSVCSKCSKSCTITCEVTLYTVVHKFCSGSCFDDFLRDNTDICENCSTTCTKKPLMLKLEEETITICSGSCLDEFIEFKNRPCRCTNCHISNPCSEMVHDKSSENIVELFCTRNCVASYRLAIEYKLHGKEYSAQLNKKKRNIKLFKEKLSTADSTVNRNVASPAAESDTPTIIIADSSVVCCLCGKELPKGQTLYQTKSSPEVYCSASCLSERHPSNKLGTKSCYNCLQVIMRPHNMILAPVDDSGTVRELCSNTCLTSVNSKRNNMSCRMCSRLAFCKVRQSLDGLMLRVCSDACFINYHRVNNFPVFTCDVCSSVFINKPLMLKREDGSKTICSEECLVKVKENIETAQMCPMCQTSHQMSDMVEDRNDEGSLDFFCSNRCMMVHKAQSVTVSERNSPPLEEEDIKEVKPSLPNLGSIKEEPSDEEYKQYFSFSISAEDIKDEPKVAKEDLKIGSVFSFTDQDTSTVPTETKMDLTASCSNCKNSLVDGETVYQRKSHAEIFCSSPCLLNFYQMKQAKNTCHFCLQEITNPRDVLKAPADTEETMKDFCSQACLSSFNYKRITSAKIHIKPVASRSQCSMCSRYCISRHEIIHQDVVHKLCSEPCFLRFCNMNNLSVCVNCGSHCNTPVVLKMKDGRKKLCGAECLAQFRKKTQTQQPCAMCCTARSVTDMVENENSENEVELFCTTSCVMASKIQAVSASGLPLDCDHCGKTTVPACHLAMSDASIRNFCTLTCAMTFKETQNVDSNPTAASDQSQCDLHKPPEKLLCAQCRRILKTTPEVVQKKGKMNFVCSLACSEEFKRVNNIMGKCEYCKNERIIKEVKKVDNKDCYFCSDGCRMLYHHELKEKWGEYCHCCAYCLSISKTVVTAQYKGTEEEFCSEDCSANYNMLFCHVAKCDTCGHQGNLRQSLPILGEVKHFCDLKCLLHFCNKKVQMVNTVSSPSRPAGTVESSPVIANVISLAGALARQHRASASSAKQVSVSDIQTKVVGHASVQTVPKELKNKSTLCTPLVHNKGVSCTTQTVDTEAQTDKCGPTVLPVPVPVFIPVPMNMYSQYTPKPVCLPIPLPVPVFLPVMSNSPEREDGQKDGEVTKEGQRQETHTSKEHKSNCSDDPHADQRGAFKDQEDSFSDTHKETPLHSQVCESSAPQPELQTPAPLPAPAPAPPPAPVPASAPAPAVEMREDPRSSPSSATDPPLLQQTVGKVHNKNKGRKLHQSSKAAKAASRKHRELKSRRGADAWRRWIQWRESQTDPDLVSSPSLTFSKDVHRCSAAELSDGLCCFVTEVKRPDGEPYSPDSLFYLCLGIQQHLLENGHMENIFSDPIFKKFSVRITKILKGFKPSATASGFIYSRVEEEFLWDCKQLGAYSPIILLNTLLFFSCKYFGFTTMKQHRQLSFAHLRCCSKTNQNNTKTSFLRFYPPKSFNEAETDGVPAKRRKRDQSKEGVLEMMENPENPLRCPVRLYEFYLSKCPESVRQRADLFYLHPDHSCVPSSPLWFSSTPLDDSTVEAMLVQILAVREVQRETYMRC from the exons ATGGAGAAGACTCCTAAACAAGATGCCCTAGTGCACATAGTCGCTTGTAAAGACAAATCCTTTCTGGAGGAAAGGTATATAGACTCCTTTAAAG GGAGAGGAGTTTTCACCCACAAGGCCATTGCACCATCCACATTTGTTGTTGAATATCGGGGGAGAATCTTTCCTGTCAAAGACACAAGACCTGAGAAGAAATGCAGTGACACTCTGAAGaattttttgtttgagttttcatGGAAAGGAGAACGCTGGTG CGTTGATGCTTCAAAAGAGGATAAGACGCTTGGAAGACTCGTGAATGACGATCACACAAGTCCCAACTGTGAAATGAAGAAAGTGAACTGCGATGGAAAGCCGCATTTGTGCCTGTTTGCAGTGAAAGAAATAGCTAGAGGCGAGGAGATAACTTACAACTACGGGAAGTCCTCCTATCCATGGCGCTCAAAG GATTCCTATGATGGATCAAATTCCTATGATGGATCAGATATTCATGCTAATTCAACACCAAAGAAGGAAAAG TTTGAGGACTCAGAGGCAGCTTCGAGCTATGAAGATGCTggctctgatgatgatgatgacggtgcaccaatttgtgaaaatgaaagtgctGCCAACAGCAACAGTCAGGGGGACGTCAGCGATAATTCTCTTGAAGATTTGGATTCCTCTCAAGACGTGATACGACATGACGCTTCATGCAGCCAGCAGGAGGACgaggctgctgtcagctctgatGAATCTGACAAGGATGAGGACTATGTTCCCAGAAGGTCATTGCGAAGGCCTAAAGAATGTTCTTACACTAGTAAAAACTATTGTTATGCTTGCGGGAAAGGTTATGCTAAAATTGCTAGACATCTTTTGACACACGCTGATGAAGAGCCTGAGATCGCTGAACTTGCTACATTACCCAAAAGCTCCAAGGAACGAAGAAAGTTACTTGATGAGTTGCGGATCCGGGGAAATTACAAACATAATCAAGAGGTTTTCAAGAAGAACTGTGgaaagttgaaaatgaaaagacgaCCTGTAACTGAGCCTGCAGAGGAGATCAGTgctgaaatacacatttactgTCTATTTTGTAAATGTCTGCTCAGACGTAGTGATGCATGGAGACATGTGGCCAGATGTGCTTCTAAGACAGCGGAAAACTCTGCAACAGATGAAAAGACAAGAGTCTTAGGTAAGATTGGTCCCACTGTGTGGAAGTTGCTACTAACAATGCAACCAGATGAGACTGCAAAGGCAGCTCAAAGTGACTACCTTCTATTACAGCTGGCAGCTAGTCTGGTCCATAAGTATGGAAATAGATATGATTACATCAGACAGAGGCTGCGAGAAATGGCAACTCTTCTGATAGCCCTGCATGAAAAGTCAATATTCAGCTTTGAAGAAGCAGTCAAATCCAAAAACTTCTACAAAGTTGTTGAGGCTGTTAAAGAAATGGCAGGTTTTGACGAGAAGATGCAGAGCTACGACAAACCAAATCTGGCTTTGAAATTCGGACATTCACTCAAAAAAATAGGCGCCATTGTCCTCGCGGGAGTTGACGGCAATGAGCGGTTGAcgaaagacacaaagaaattCATGAAATTATGCGCAGAAGAATGGAGTGAGCTTGTCTCCAAAACATCTGTGGATTCGTCGAGTGGACAAAAAGTAAACAGCCCGTCTACCATACCATTCACTCAAGACGTGCAGGTTTTCCACAGGTACCTGGAAAGAACAGCAGCTTCTGCGATCGAAAGCCTGGAGATGGATGGAAACCCACAGGCCTATAGTGCGCTCTGCAGGGTGACACTAGCACAGGCATCAGTCTTGAACAAATGTGCACCTGAAGTTTCAAAAATGACAGTAGAGACATTCCAGGAGAGGGGCGACACCGTTCGAGTGTTATCCAAACGcttcatcaaaataaatgttccaAACGAAACTGGCCAAAACGTCGCCGTCTTGTTGACCTCTGATCTTGTCAGTGCAATAACGCTGCTTGTGAGCAAGAGACAAGCTTGTGGCATACACCCGGATAATCCTTTCTTGTTTGCAAAGCCAAACTCTGATTCTACCAGTATTTTTCACGGAGGGATCTGCATCGGGGCTTTTTCAAGTCTGTGTCGTGCAGGAAACCCAGAGCATCTCAGATCAGTGCATCTTCACAAGCACATTGCAAGAATCTTCCAGGTCCTCAACCTGGAGAACGATGAGCTCCATCACCTTGCTAAGCTGTTGGGCCACAAAATCCGGCCTGACAGGGAATATTACAGGTCGCCAGAGGCCGCTGTGGAGCTCGCAAAAATCGCAAAACTTATTCTGGCGATGGAAAAGGGTTCTCTGGAAAGGTTTAAAGGAAACTCTCTGGAGCAAATGGAGATTGAGG ataaatTGGAGCCAGATGTGGAGCAGGGCAACCCTGGAAACAGTGATGCTGCGGTTGACAATGAAGAATCAGAGCTTTTACCTGAGCAGAGTG ATGCTGCGCAACCCCAAGCCGTcacagagaagcagagcaggCAACTGGACCGAAGTGCTGCTGCATCTTCATCAGAGGATGAACAT GTTGAGGACTCGGCAGAAGCCACCAGTTCTGATGAATCACGCTTTGATGACGAGTACGTACCTGACGAAGAATTGATAAGTGATGACAGTTTAACCAGCAACAGCAACCACATGACTCGCAGATTCCAGAAGAAGAACAGTCCAAATCCAGATTCTTCTAAACAGCAGCGCCTTGTGCAACAACCCACCAAAGCTTCAAGCATCAAGCAGGTGGAGGACGAGGCTAATGACAACCCCGACAGTTTTACCTCTGATGACGAGCCTGAAGGTCCTACCTTCACCAACATAAATTATTGTTACGTTTGCGGGAAAGGTCTAACCAAACTTTCTCGTCACCTTTTCACTCATAGAAATGAAGTGCCCGAGATAGCTACAGTGTTTTGCCTGCCGTTACACTCCAAGGAGAGATCAGTTATGTTGAATGAGTTACGAAACAGAGGAAATTTCCAACATAATGAAGAGGTTTTGAGGACTCGACATGGAAAACTGAAAGTGAATAGAAAAAGACCAGGCAAGAGAAGTGATTTGAAAGCATTGGCTTTCTGTCTGTATTGCAAAGTCATGCGTGGTCGTAAGGACATGTGGCGACATGTGCAAAGGTGTGCCGCAAAGAGGTCCTCAAAATATCGAACGCCTGCGCAGAGGAAAATCTTAAGCTTGGTTCATGCTGCAGAGTCAACAGACCTCAAGGAGGTCTCACCAGATGTGAAGAAGTTCATAGAGAGCCTGAAGAGTGATGAGGTTACCTCTGTAATTTTGAATGATCCCCATATACAGCAGCTGGCACAATGTATTTACCGCACAAATgacggtaaaaaaaaacaaggtacGTTTACAAATAGACTGAGGCTAATGGGAAGACTCCTGTTGAAATTAAGAGACAAGTCAATAGATAGCATTGAGGATGCTGTCAAACCTCAGAACTTCAGCAAAGTTGTCGAAGCGGCCAAAGAACTTGTTGGTTTCAATGAGGAAACAAAGACAAGTGCCAAACCAAGTGTCTGGTTGCATTTGGGAAATTTGCTTAGGAAAATTGCCACCATTAACTACGCCAGGGCTTTGAAAGAGGATGCTGATAAACAGAAGGTGGAAGAAGTGGAGACATTCATGAAGTTGTGTGAGACAGAATGGGCCTCTGTCCACCAATCAAAAACAGCTAACAACACACCAACCATCCCCTTCATTCATGATGTGCAGCTTCTCTTTCAGTGCTTGGAACAGACGATGGCATCTGGAGTTGAAAGTCTGACGATGTACGAATGTCCTCAGGTCTACCACGCACTTCTCAGAGTGACAGTCGCCCAAGTGTCAGTCTCGAACAAAAACATGGCGGAAGTTTCAAAAGTAACACTGAAGTCATTCAATGAGAGGGATAAGACTGAGCCTCATGAGGACGCTGCTGTTTGCCAGTCACAGTTAGATCAAATTCTCTCCAAGCGCTCTGTGAAGATCAATGTCAGGAACAACAAGGGCAGAAAAGTTGCTGTTACATTGACCCCCAAACTGCTCGATGCTTTGACACTGCTTGTGAGTAAGAGAGACACGTGTGgtgtacatgaaaaaaatgtgttcctgtTTGCAAAACCTACTGCCACGTGGATGAGCTTCTACCAAGGACACGTGTGCTTCACCATGTTTGTGGGTCGGTGTGGCGCAAAGAACAAAGTGAATCTCAGGTCTGTGTGTTTTCGTAAGCACGTTGCAAGATTTTTCCAGATTCTCAGCCTCACGAATGAAGAGCTTGAGCAGCTCGCCAAACTGCTGGGCCGTGACATCCGAACCGACAGAGAGTACTATCAGACGCCCGAGGCCGCAGTCGACATTGCAAAAATCTCGGAGCTACTGACAGCAATGGAGAGTGGATCTCTTGAAAGATTTGAAGGAAAATCCCTCGAGGAAATTGAGATCGCAG ATGAACTGGAGCCGGATATGGAGCAGGAAAATCCTGAAAAATGTGACGCTGAAAGGGATGAATCTGATGTTGAAAACGACAACTGTGATGCTGGGGACGACAATGATGAATCAGGAAGTTCTTTACAGCTGAGCG GTATTTCTTCCTCAAAAGCGTCCTgctcaacaacaaaaaatcccAGCAAATGTTCCAGATATTTTCCCGGTCGCCTTTCCGGTTATTCTGTGAAGAAGTGTGGCAGAGGCAGGCCCAGAAAGCAGGAGCGTAAAAATGCGGCATCTGAGTTGAAGGATGTGAGCACTGAGAAGAATGACTGGCCAGAGGAAACACCTGAGAGCTATGATGTGAACACACCTGAGAAGACATTATCTCGTAGCAGTGAGAATGCAACAAGGATGTCTTTCAGTGATGACGATGAAGACATGAATGTAGACTTTGATATGGACTTTGACTCCTTTTCAACAACTGAAAAACCCAGCAACTCTCCCAGTCCCATCTCCGATTCTTCACCGAAGAATTGGGGCCGAGGCAGGCCCAGGAagcaggagagggaaaaaaatgcagcatcTGAATTGAAGGATGTGAGCACTGAGAGGAATGACTGGTCAGAGGAAACACCTGAGAGCTGtgacatgaacacacctgagaAAACATTGTCTCGTAGCAATGAGAGTGCAACAAAGATGTCTTTCAGTGATGACGATGAGGACATGAATGTAGACTTTGACATGGACTTTGATAGTGACGAGGACATCAGAAATGAGGAATATGTTGGAGATGGCGACTCAGTTGTAGTAGATAAGACCAAGCAGGACAATGACAGCAGTGATGCCAAGAAGACCGACGGCTCACCTGAGTATCACAGCAGTGTTGCAAACCTTGAAGAGGCTAAACATGTCGCGAAAGATGATCCAAGgaaaggagcagaaaaaaatgggGGGAGCAGACGTTCCTGTGCCACTTTAAATACAG AAAAGAACAAATTACTAGCTGCGATGGCCGGCATGAAAGAGGTGAAGATATTGATCCCAAAACTGGACATT ACGAAGTTGAAGGATCCAGCCCACATTTCCAGGTTATCATCTGTGTCTAATTCTGTCAAGCAACCACTGAAAGATCAGCCCGTGCACGATGCGAAAAACCAGAGTCCAACAGCGTTCACAAGCACAAATTACAAGACGAAGCCAAGCAATGAAAAG ACGATTCAGATGACCTGCTCACGCTGTAAGAAAAGCATGACGAAGGGTCAAACGGCTTTCCAGAAGAAAGGATTCACAGACGTCTTCTGCTCCAAAAACTGCCTGTTTGAAATATTTCCCATCAACAAACCAGCTGCCAAGAAATGCCATCACTGTCAAAA GACGATATTGCAGCCTCAGGACCTCATCATGGCTGCAGTGGACACTAAGGGAACTATGAAGGACTTCTGCACTGTGACCTGTTTGAGCTCTTTTAAGTCCAAACCTGAGTCCAGCCAAACGCCACCATCAGTCTGCAGCAAGTGCTCCAAGTCCTGCACT ATCACGTGTGAGGTCACACTGTACACAGTCGTCCACAAGTTTTGCAGCGGCTCCTGCTTTGACGACTTCCTCAGGGACAACACGGACATCTGTGAGAACTGCAGCACCACCTGCACCAAAAAACCACTGAtgctgaagctggaggaggagaccaTAACCATCTGCAGTGGCTCGTGTCTGGACGAGTTCATAGAG TTTAAAAACAGGCCCTGTCGGTGCACCAACTGCCACATTTCTAATCCGTGTTCAGAGATGGTTCACGACAAAAGCAGTGAGAACATTGTGGAGCTCTTCTGCACTCGCAACTGTGTGGCATCATACAGACTCGCAATTGAATACAAGCTTCACG gtAAAGAATACTCAGCTCAGttgaacaagaagaaaagaaacataaaacttTTCAAAGAGAAATTGAGTACT GCGGActccactgtaaacagaaaTGTTGCATCTCCAGCTGCTGAGTCGGACACACCAACGATCATCATTGCAGACTCGTCCGTTGTTTGTTGCCTCTGTGGGAAAGAACTGCCAAAAGGACAGACGCTTTACCAGACAAAGAGCTCACCAGAGGTTTACTGCTCAGCCTCTTGCCTCTCTGAAAGGCATCCCAGCAACAAATTAGGCACCAAAAGTTGCTACAACTGCCTTCA GGTGATAATGCGACCTCACAACATGATCCTGGCTCCGGTGGATGATTCAGGAACTGTAAGGGAATTGTGCAGCAACACCTGCCTCACCTCTGTCAACTCCAAGAGGAACAATATGAGCTGTAGGATGTGCAGCAGACTTGCCttt TGCAAAGTCAGGCAGAGCCTGGATGGCTTGATGCTTAGAGTGTGCAGCGACGCCTGCTTCATCAACTACCACAGAGTCAACAACTTCCCTGTGTTCACCTGTGACGTCTGCAGCTCCGTCTTTATCAACAAACCTCTCATGCTTAAGAGGGAGGACGGCAGTAAAACCATCTGCAGTGAAGAATGTCTGGTGAAGGTCAAAGAG AACATTGAGACCGCTCAGATGTGCCCCATGTGCCAAACATCCCATCAGATGTCGGACATGGTTGAAGACAGAAATGACGAGGGCAGTTTGGACTTCTTCTGTAGCAACAGATGCATGATGGTGCACAAGGCtcagtctgtcactgtgtcag AAAGGAACAGCCCACCACTGGAGGAAGAAGACATAAAAGAAGTGAAGCCATCACTACCAAATCTGGGCTCT ATTAAAGAAGAGCCCAGTGATGAAGAGtacaaacaatatttttcattCTCCATATCAGCAGAGGACATCAAGGATGAGCCTAAAGTGGCGAAG GAGGACTTGAAGATTGGTTCAGTCTTCTCTTTCACGGATCAAGACACATCCACAGTGCCCACCGAGACCAAGATGGATTTGACTGCGTCTTGCTCCAACTGCAAAAATTCACTGGTGGACGGAGAGACTGTTTATCAGAGGAAGAGCCATGCAGAAATCTTCTGCTCATCTCCCTGCCTCTTGAATTTTTACCAAATGAAACAAGCTAAGAACACCTGCCACTTCTGCCTTCA gGAGATAACAAATCCTCGGGATGTCCTGAAGGCCCCAGCAGATACTGAGGAGACGATGAAGGATTTCTGCAGCCAGGCCTGCCTGTCCTCATTCAACTACAAGAGAATCACGTCCGCCAAAATACACATCAAGCCCGTTGCGTCACGGTCTCAATGCAGCATGTGCAGCAGATATTGCATT AGCAGACATGAGATCATACATCAGGACGTCGTCCACAAGCTCTGCAGTGAGCCCTGTTTTCTGCGCTTCTGCAACATGAACAATCTGTCCGTTTGTGTGAACTGTGGCTCCCACTGCAACACACCCGTGGTGCTCAAGATGAAAGATGGCCGCAAAAAACTCTGCGGTGCCGAGTGTCTGGCTCAATTCAGAAAG AAAACCCAAACACAGCAGCCGTGTGCCATGTGCTGCACCGCACGTTCAGTGACAGACatggttgaaaatgaaaacagtgagaATGAGGTGGAGCTGTTCTGTACCACCAGCTGTGTGATGGCATCCAAGATCCAGGCTGTCAGTGCATCAG GTCTCCCGTTGGATTGTGACCACTGTGGTAAGACCACAGTACCGGCCTGCCACCTCGCCATGTCAGACGCCTCCATCAGAAACTTCTGCACTCTAACCTGTGCCATGACTTTCAAG GAGACCCAGAATGTTGACAGTAACCCGACAGCGGCCTCCGACCAATCACAGTGTGATTTACACAAACCGCCAGAGAAACTGCTTTGTGCCCAGTGTCGGCGCATTTTAAAAACTACACCAGAAGTCGTTCAGAAAAAG gGCAAAATGAATTTTGTGTGTAGTCTGGCCTGTTCTGAAGAGTTTAAGAGAGTCAACAACATCATGGGCAAATGCGAATACTGTAAGAATGAGAGGATCATCAAAGAAGTCAAGAAAGTTGACAACAAAGACTGCTACTTCTGCAGCGACG GCTGCAGGATGCTCTATCACCATGAGCTGAAAGAGAAGTGGGGGGAGTATTGTCACTGTTGTGCTTACTGCCTCTCCATCTCTAAGACAGTAGTGACTGCCCAGTATAAAGGCACTGAAGAGGAGTTCTGCTCCGAAGACTGCAGCGCAAATTACAACATGCTCTTCTGCCAT GTTGCCAAGTGTGACACCTGCGGTCATCAAGGGAACCTGAGGCAGAGTCTTCCCATCCTGGGAGAGGTCAAACACTTCTGTGACCTGAAGTGTCTCCTGCATTTCTGCAACAAAAAGGTCCAGATGGTCAACACAG TCTCTTCACCTTCCAGACCTGCAGGCACGGTGGAGTCCTCCCCGGTCATCGCTAACGTCATCTCGCTCGCTGGCGCTTTGGCGAGGCAGCACAGAGCCTCTGCCAGCTCTGCAAAACAGG tctctgtctctgacattCAGACGAAGGTTGTTGGACAT GCCAGTGTTCAAACCGTCCCCAAGGAGCTGAAGAACAAGTCCACGCTCTGCACGCCGTTGGTCCACAATAAGGGAGTCTCCTGTACGACGCAGACCGTCGATACGGAAGCACAGACAG ACAAATGTGGCCCAACAGTCCTGCCGGTCCCGGTGCCGGTGTTTATTCCTGTGCCTATGAACATGTACAGCCAGTACACACCGAAGCCTGTGTGCCTTCCCATACCG ctgcctgTTCCCGTGTTTCTTCCTGTGATGTCGAACAGCCCAGAGAGAGAAGACGGGCAGAAGGACGGAGAGGTGACAAAAGAGGGACAAAGACAAGAGACTCACACCTCAAAAG aGCACAAGAGTAACTGTAGTGACGACCCGCATGCAGATCAGCGTGGTGCTTTCAAAGACCAGGAGGACTCGTTCTCTGACACCCACAAAGAAACGCCTCTGCATTCACAAGTGTGCGAGTCCAGTGCGCCTCAACCTGAGCTCCAAactccagctcctcttcctgctccagctccagctcctcctcctgctcccgtccctgcttcagctcctgctccagctgtggAGATGCGAGAGGATCCCCGCAGCTCACCGAGCTCTGCTACTGACCCTCCACTATTACAACAAACTGTGGGGAAGGTCCACAACAAGAACAAG GGTCGTAAGCTGCACCAGTCGTCCAAAGCAGCTAAGGCCGCTTCAAGGAAGCACCGCGAACTGAAGAGTCGTCGTGGAGCTGATGCCTGGAGGAGATGGATACAGTGGAGGGAGTCACAAACCGACCCGGACCTCGtttctt CTCCTTCTTTGACGTTCAGTAAGGATGTTCATCGCTGCTCAGCGGCTGAGCTCAGTGACGGCCTCTGTTGTTTCGTCACTGAGGTGAAACGACCCGACGGAGAGCCGTACTCCCCCGACAGCCTGTTCTACCTCTGCCTCGGCATCCAGCAG caccTGTTGGAGAACGGTCACATGGAGAACATATTCAGTGACCCCATCTTCAAAAAGTTCTCCGTCAGGATCACCAAGATCCTGAAGGGTTTCAAAccctcagccacagccagcG gtTTCATCTATTCCCGTGTGGAGGAGGAGTTCCTGTGGGACTGTAAGCAGTTGGGGGCGTACtctcccatcatcctcctcaaCACTCTGCTCTTCTTCAGCTGCAAGTACTTCGGCTTCACCACGATGAAGCAGCACCGCCAGCTCTCCTTCGCCCATCTCAGGTGCTGCTCCAAAACCAACCAGAACAACACCAAGACCAGCTTCCTGCGCTTCTACCCGCCAAAATCCTTTAACGAGGCAGAGACAG ACGGCGTCCCAGCTAAGAGGCGTAAGAGAGATCAGAGTAAAGAGGGAGTgctggagatgatggagaaCCCAGAGAACCCTCTCCGCTGCCCAGTCAGACTCTACGAGTTCTACCTCTCCAAGTG CCCAGAGTCGGTGAGGCAGCGCGCCGACTTGTTCTACCTTCACCCGGATCATTCTTGCGTTCCCAGCAGCCCTCTGTGGttctcctccacccctctgGACGACAGCACGGTGGAGGCCATGCTTGTTCAGATCCTCGCCGTCCGAGAGGTGCAGAGGGAAACATACATGAGGTGCTGA